A genomic region of Anas acuta chromosome 1, bAnaAcu1.1, whole genome shotgun sequence contains the following coding sequences:
- the LOC137854307 gene encoding G-protein coupled receptor 183-like, translating to MAAVEAAFPPANLTAVNQSGCDVHNHQVSAKVTFSLFYTALLVFGACGNILALCITFQRRKKKLNSTDLYLVNLALSDALFTLALPGRIAYYVLEFNWPFGDWFCRATAFIFYMNTYVGIYFMTCVSVDRYIAVVRSRHPGRLRRMSRARAVCVLIWFLVFLQTAPLLLRPMTRRMGDRLTCMEYFNFEEVPKLPYLLLAACVLGFFLPVGIILVCYVRINLKLCQTAKENPLTVKNGHHRRAFTVILVVLLAVLLCFSPYHLNIVQFMVRKILYQPSCREQQAFKMSLQVTVAFMNLNCCIDPIIYFFAFRGYKRRLLRIFRNSGSMATSSTAKTPSESNSNSQPQGSSSV from the coding sequence ATGGCTGCTGTGGAGGCCGCCTTCCCCCCTGCCAACCTCACCGCCGTCAACCAGAGCGGCTGCGACGTGCACAACCACCAGGTCTCGGCCAAAGTCACCTTCTCGCTCTTCTACACCGCCCTGCTGGTGTTCGGCGCCTGCGGGAACATCCTGGCCCTCTGCATCACCTTCCAGCGCAGGAAGAAGAAGCTCAACTCCACCGACCTCTACCTGGTCAACCTGGCCCTGTCGGATGCCCTCTTCACGCTGGCGCTGCCGGGCAGGATCGCCTACTACGTGCTGGAGTTCAACTGGCCCTTCGGGGACTGGTTCTGCCGGGCCACCGCCTTCATTTTCTACATGAACACCTACGTGGGCATCTACTTCATGACCTGCGTCAGCGTGGACCGCTACATCGCCGTGGTGCGCAGCAGGCACCCCGGCAGGCTGCGGAGGATGAGCCGCGCCAGGGCCGTCTGCGTCCTCATCTGGTTCCTGGTGTTCCTGCAGACGGcgccgctgctgctgcggcCCATGACGCGGCGGATGGGGGACAGGCTGACCTGCATGGAGTACTTCAACTTCGAGGAGGTCCCCAAGCTGCCCTACCTGCTGCTGGCCGCCTGCGTGCTCGGCTTCTTCCTGCCCGTGGGCATCATCCTGGTGTGCTACGTGCGGATCAACCTCAAGCTCTGCCAGACCGCCAAGGAGAACCCGCTGACGGTCAAGAACGGGCACCACCGCCGGGCCTTCACCGTCAtcctggtggtgctgctggccgTCCTGCTCTGCTTCAGCCCCTACCACCTCAACATCGTCCAGTTCATGGTCAGGAAGATCCTCTACCAGCCGTCCTGCCGCGAGCAGCAAGCCTTCAAGATGTCCCTGCAGGTCACCGTGGCCTTCATGAACCTCAACTGCTGCATTGACCCCATCATCTACTTCTTCGCCTTCCGGGGCTACAAGCGGAGGCTGCTCCGCATCTTCAGGAACAGCGGCTCCATGGCCACCTCCTCCACTGCCAAGACCCCCTCCGAGAGCAACAGCaacagccagccccagggctccAGCTCCGTCTAG